In the genome of Ignavibacteriales bacterium, one region contains:
- a CDS encoding DUF5103 domain-containing protein, whose translation MKSYIVSLLFSFTSLLTAADVEIKSLRTYPYGNEAGFPVIVYNQGQGGLLTIEFDVKSNSVPDFHIVFKLCDRNWQPLNNAFLANHGKNTAYILDYASLPGTVEDARYHFVNHFPDDQGYVEFPYSGKWIYFITDAFDESIIYGSGKFYVVYSELPLSPGIKKEQLEDKIYFPSDLAKVFNLTTSFNLSDEYSPSFVKGVEIVENRKVNEPVFVGRDFNTNTRQFYWDGNRNFTFTARDLRPGNGLRTTDFRNTKKFGSKNIRAQFDGLEYSRYHRSPLNDLNGSSILTDFNDAYATYMVVNFSVRPPEELKRTVYLVGAFNEWQLLPVYEMKESAGIFSIDVNLKRGAYDYQYVFADDVNGEIKNADWYSLEGNNWEASNEYHIFLYYTSPDFGGYDKIIGYSTITSKQK comes from the coding sequence TTGAAATCATATATCGTTTCACTTCTGTTTTCTTTCACATCATTGCTTACTGCTGCTGATGTGGAAATAAAATCGTTACGTACATATCCTTACGGCAATGAAGCAGGGTTCCCGGTTATCGTTTATAACCAGGGGCAGGGTGGTCTTTTAACAATTGAGTTTGATGTTAAGTCAAATTCAGTTCCCGATTTTCATATTGTCTTTAAGTTGTGTGACAGGAACTGGCAGCCGCTTAACAATGCTTTTCTCGCAAATCATGGTAAGAACACAGCGTACATTCTCGACTATGCAAGTTTGCCGGGCACGGTGGAAGATGCACGTTACCATTTTGTAAATCATTTTCCTGATGATCAGGGATATGTGGAATTTCCTTATTCAGGCAAATGGATTTATTTTATAACAGATGCGTTTGACGAAAGTATTATTTACGGGAGCGGAAAATTTTATGTTGTTTATTCTGAGCTGCCGTTATCACCGGGAATTAAAAAAGAACAGCTTGAAGATAAAATTTATTTTCCTTCAGACCTTGCCAAAGTTTTTAATTTAACAACTTCATTTAATCTTTCGGATGAATACTCTCCTTCATTTGTAAAAGGTGTTGAAATAGTTGAGAACAGAAAAGTTAATGAACCCGTTTTTGTTGGACGCGATTTCAATACTAACACCAGGCAGTTCTACTGGGATGGCAACAGGAATTTTACATTTACCGCTCGTGATCTTAGACCCGGGAATGGATTGAGAACAACTGATTTCAGGAATACTAAAAAATTCGGTTCAAAAAATATTAGAGCACAATTTGACGGACTTGAATATTCAAGATATCATAGATCACCTTTAAACGATTTGAATGGATCATCTATACTTACGGATTTTAATGATGCTTATGCCACATATATGGTCGTTAATTTCTCTGTTCGTCCGCCTGAAGAATTAAAACGAACCGTCTATCTGGTCGGAGCGTTTAATGAGTGGCAGCTTCTTCCTGTGTATGAGATGAAAGAATCAGCAGGTATTTTTTCAATTGATGTAAATCTAAAAAGAGGTGCGTACGATTATCAGTATGTTTTTGCTGATGATGTGAACGGAGAAATTAAAAACGCTGACTGGTATTCACTCGAAGGAAATAACTGGGAAGCATCAAATGAATATCATATTTTTTTATATTACACATCACCGGATTTTGGTGGTTATGATAAAATAATCGGTTACTCAACAATTACGAGCAAACAAAAATGA